A DNA window from Candidatus Zixiibacteriota bacterium contains the following coding sequences:
- the pdxT gene encoding pyridoxal 5'-phosphate synthase glutaminase subunit PdxT: MTDGILALQGDYFAHGRVLDKLGRKYIYVKKPEELNQVSSLIIPGGESTTIRKLAKENGLWELLKRFNGAILGTCAGIILLADKTINPPEETLNRLDVAISRNAYGSQINSFISMGNLPLIGKQIEMVFIRAPKIQDIGNSIEVFAEHNGEVVGVRSGNIIGLTFHPELAEDTVIYEEFFGLGKSDTRKIRIKIKSSN; the protein is encoded by the coding sequence ATGACTGATGGCATCTTAGCATTACAGGGCGATTATTTCGCGCACGGCCGGGTTCTCGACAAACTCGGCCGCAAATATATATATGTGAAAAAGCCGGAGGAGTTAAATCAGGTCAGCTCGTTGATTATCCCCGGCGGCGAATCCACTACCATCAGAAAGCTGGCAAAGGAAAATGGATTATGGGAGCTTCTGAAGCGATTCAATGGCGCGATACTTGGCACTTGCGCCGGTATAATTCTTCTGGCTGATAAGACGATTAATCCGCCTGAGGAAACACTCAACCGCCTTGATGTTGCAATCTCAAGAAATGCTTATGGTTCGCAAATAAATTCATTTATTTCAATGGGTAATTTGCCATTGATTGGCAAACAAATCGAGATGGTTTTCATTCGCGCGCCGAAGATACAAGATATTGGCAATAGCATAGAGGTATTCGCCGAACATAATGGCGAGGTTGTCGGAGTGAGAAGCGGCAATATAATCGGGCTGACATTCCATCCTGAACTGGCTGAGGATACGGTTATTTATGAAGAGTTTTTCGGGTTGGGAAAGTCTGATACAAGGAAAATACGAATAAAGATAAAATCTTCTAATTAA